CATATCCGACTTTtaacatgttaacattttcctttattttatgacaaaattttattttgttttaggtGCTAcaatgtttgtaaaaaaaactatagtgattttattttatatgtattgtttgttattaaaaaaaaaaaaatcggccCATTCGGCCCCCCGTCTAATTGATTTCTAGATCCGTCCCTGCGTAGAAGactatgttggaacaaaatgtGGTTTGTCAAACCCTTAtgatttaaaatagattttgatgataacaaagtattgaATAAACAATTGGTAGCACTAATATTTTATCTAGTGTTCAGGACCATAAGTTAAAATTTTACACACTATGATCATAAGAACTACTGAGAAGATGTGGTCTTCAAGCTCTGAAGAACAAGTTCTGAAGGAAGCAAATATCTTGACTCTGAATGAAAGACAAGTCATGAAGATCTATTAGAGTCAGTGAATCTCTCATAAGCTGAAGACTCTACAAGTCCTATAGAAGTCAAAATTTGAAGTTCTGACAAGACAATTATTTAAATCAGATTCTTTGATTTGCAAATGATTGAAGGACGTTTTCTATATTGAGCGTATAATACATCATTCTTATCCTCAATCTTATCAACAAATGGAGCGTACAGTACTATTGTACTATTTTACTCTAAATGGTAGAGTACTATATTTTCAAGGACAAGGTAGTGGAATTGAATTAACCTTTTAAGGTAAAGAAATTCAATTCACATCCCTAATGATTTTTCATATCCAGCTGTCATATAGAATCTTCTCAATTGGTCATCATTCTAACGTACGTCTCTATCCTTGGTTATAAATTAGAAGACATCTTCATTTAGATTTGGCTGACTCAACTCACTACATTCTAAGATATCAATATTTCACAAGACTCTGATCCTTTGAATCTGTTCATATACATTGTAAATTTGTACGTTAAATATTTTTGAGTCTTAGAAAAAGCTTAGAAATTTGTATAACACTTTTGATTGTTTCAAGTGTTAGTCTtatactttcatttttttatttgtaagaTTAGTGAAGTCTCTTGTTAGTTGTAACTTGAGCATTAGAAGTTTCTTGCTGTGTGCTTAAGCATTTGTGTAAATCTTTTATGATTTTAGTGAACTCCCTTGAAAGTGCAAGAGGACTGTAGTACTCTCGATTTGTGATGGGAACCAATATAAATCACAGTGTGTTCATCTCTCTCTAGCTCTCTTTAATTGTGCTCTATCCGCTGCTTAATTGTTTTTGATAAAAAACTTCTGAAAAAGTTTTTAACttactaaaacacaattcaacctcccctcccctcttgTGTTTTTCACACCATCAGACTACACAAAAGTTTTTATACTAGTTCCTACCATAAACGAGAGTAGTACAATTCCCCTGCATTTCCAAGGGAATTCACTAAAATCACAGATGATCGCAAGTGCTCAAGCACCTAGCTCAAGACTTTGTTGCCCAAATCCACTAACTTAGGACTTCCTTGCCCAAACTCTCTAGCTTAGTACTTCCTTGCTCAAGTAATACGTACAAGAGACTTGTTAAACtaacttaaaattttttaaGAGAGTTTAAAATTTAACACGTACTTGATATACTATCAGAGGTGTTCACAAAATACAACACAGATACAAGACTTAACACTTAAATGTTGGAATAAGGTTGGTTCTACAACTATCTAACTCAagagttttgatgataacaaaataTGAAGAGAACAATTTTATGCACTAACGTTTTTATTAAGTGTGCAGAAAATATAAGAAAGTTGTATCTGAAGATACTGGAAGACCTTACATAAAGGACGATGAACAAAGCAAGACTCTGACTCTGAACTATGTGAAGATTCTGAATGAGTGAAGTTCGAGTGTTGTCACTAGTGTTGGATTTCAGACTCTGTGCGAAGTGTTCAGTTAAAAATCCAAGTAATCTCAGACAAGAGAAAACGACCAATCACTTGACTACACTTCAATGATATTTTCAACTAAAGTCAATGATCAAAAGAGACGTTGGAAGAAAATCTTTGCCATCAATACCAAAATGAAGTATTTCCTTTTATGAAgcatcaaacaaaaaaatcaattatggaAAGCCTTGCAACGACAACGATAAAATAATGGCAATCAGCAATGAAGACGCTCCTAATTCAAATTCCAACGGTCTACTTCCTCATACAACTGTAAAAGGAGATCAAAGAATTCAAAGAAAAGTGTAAaagtacatacatacatacatacatacattcttttattctttgtaaATCTTTTGTAAATACTTAGGAGAAAGTACTAAGTATACGAGCTTAAAAATCATTTGTGTATCTTCTTTCAAGAAGGAACTTGTAAACACAAAAAGCTGTTGTATAACCTTTCTAGGTTAAAGGGTTGAAAATTGATGACATGCGtcattacatgaaaataagacCAATTTCAAGTGTTTTTAGAAGAATCGTCAAACACTCCTTTCTTGTGTTTCAGGAACCTTCATTAAATTCTAAGATACAAAGTTTGTAAGAATTCCTAAGTGTTTTTACAACTTTTGACTTTGAGAGAGTTTGTGCGCTTTTAGAGGCTGATAGGTCTTGGTGATTTTCTTCAACTGGATTGCTCTATTCATATGCAGAAGAAATAGATCTGTTGAGAAGCTTGTTGGAACTTGTAATTTGCTTTATGCAAAGGTAGTTGCAATCTGGGTAATAACTGCTTCAATGCTTTGAAGAAGAGGATAATGTCTTCACATTCCTAGCAAAAGGACAACTGCTCCAACTGCCAGGATAGTGACGTTGTACTTTATTCTTTCCTCTTTGTCATCTCTGAAGTGAATCTCTAAGTAACCGAAGTCTGATCTTCCAAGATTATACCAACTTAGAGTCTGATGTTCACTACTTCTGATGCTCTTTAGCTTCTGAAGCTTGCAACCTCTGAACACCTTTAAGAGTATGCTtctcagagtttttttttttttttttttttcagtttctcTTCAACATGTTCAAGTggatattaattttatctttcaaTCCTGCACACTTGTACAAATATTAGTAACACCAATtgttcttttaatatattgttatcatcaaaaccacTAGAGAGATTAACGaaaccaattttgttccaataaaTACATTGTCATGCGTTTATCCTATCAATATCAAAGCATATCCTTATCTAGCTTCTTATCTTATACATTTAATAAttcaataattataatttattgacatggtaatttatttatttacatttttaatacatattaaCTAGAGTTTAATGGAGATACATCgatagtgtaaaatagttttacacgatcatcCAATAAACAACtattattttgccatgtcatattcAGAAAGTGGGGTGACGTGGCAAAAATatggttgatattggttgacagttTACACTGTCAGAGCAAGttccttttacatctgacaaaGAGAAGCGCGCCTTTGGAACTATGGAGTGCTTAAGTACGAGCACAAATCTTAAAACTGAAAAGATGTGTTAGGGACTCGAATGGGACTCAGCCACGCTTGACGACGAAAGTCCTAAGCGACAAGACGCCATCGTCATAGTACACGCCAGACAGAAtgcccagctcgcgatgggatatTCATGCCCCAAGGAAGAAAACCTAACGACGGCCCCTTTCCTCATTTTGAGTTCGGAAGACTACTCTGAACACTCGAATAGGTCACCAAAAACTTCCGAGCATGGCGTCCAAGATACCCGCTATCAAGTAAAGACCGTGGTTTAGCCGAGCACTAGGGCAAACGCATTGACCTAGCGTATAGAACGTCTATAAGTATCAAGCATACAAGCATTGAAATCGACATCGCGAGGAATTTGTTAAAGTTAAACCTCGAAACTTGTTGAACACAGAATTATAAGTATCAAGCATACAAGCATTCTAATCGACATCgcaaggaaataaaaatatctcATGCAAAATATCCAAGTCTAAGCAGAAATAAACGACGAAAGATAAAATGCACactgataaaaagaaaaatcaaagtaCAATAACATAAAGCAGCCATGAGGACTGCACGTTGTCAAGAGGTACATCATAAAGTGCCTTTATGGCGAGCATAATGCCGacacatacaaaaaattaaattacaacaaCTTTAATCTTCAGGAGGAGGAGCGACGATCTGCTCGTCGCGAACTTCCTTGAACTCGTCCAAGCCCTTAGTGACCAACTCCACGTTGGGGTTCAGTACTAGCATCTGGGCGATAGCATTTTCGAAGCTGGACTTAGCGGTTTCCAACTGCAGGGATTTAGACTCGAGAATCTTTGCGATCAGCGCAGCTCGACTAAAACTCATGTATTCCCGGACGGGATCAGCAGTATTCTTCTCGACACTTACTGAGGTTTCAACAGAGTACTTCAGCCTTTCCCTTAAATCAGAGAACTCCTCATTGAGCTTCTCCACCTCCTCAAGCAGGACGCCCGCCTTCTTAACCAGCTCAAGGGCAGCCATAAAATCAGATTGCGAAACCAAACGGCTTTGCACGCTGGCCATCGGCTCTACAATAATTATGGGTAGAAATATAAAAGTGTAATAGAAATTAATAGATGTATATTAATAATGGGAACAATTGTTTTAGTCGGATGATCAAGATTATAAGCATtgttaaaaagaatattaaaaagGACAATTAAgtaaaacagtttttttttcttctttttctgttcATCTCATCTTGTgattgttttgaaaaaaaacttatgtttaacattaaatttagaaaatgaatttcactgaactaaattttttaagagtttaattgttgtgtactGTCGGTGTAAACATTCTTTACACATATATCCAAtaatgtgttgccacatcatttaatgaatataacacatcatgtgtttttaaatatcatacatgatatgtcagtatattattggatgcatgtgtaaaataattttacactaacgatgcatataaattaaattaatttcttaatcattgcaaaaataatattttttcttataataatgacACGAGAGTATAGATTAAACAAGTTTTCTTATATCGACCCGATGCAAAGGTGGATCCTCATATTCAtagtaaatttttaataatatattgtttttagTCTCAataaagttctttttttttttttaccataaatgGTAAAAGTCCACCttttaaaccattttttaatAGGTCCAAATTAAACAAACCCATACATTATGTCATGTTaacctaaataaataaataattaaagagtttaattgatatgcaccgacaatgttaaatagttttatataatcgtccaataaacaatcattattttgccatgtcatataaGAAAGTGggggtgaagtggggtgatatgcggaaaacatggttggtattggttgaaagtgtaaaattattttacaccgtcggtgcatatcaattaaatccataaTTAAATACATGCATGACATTTTATTTGCAAATGCTAATAATATGGTATATATGTGGCTTAAGGGtacataataattaaagaaCTCGGTATAAAAATATTGAGTCatgaattcaatttttcaaaaattgaacTGTCATGTTTTCCAAtacaaaaattcaatttttagatTTCTTAATAATGATAGGATTATTAGCAAGACcctattttaatatatagatatatgcAGTGATACattcaaaagtaaaaacaaaatgtcATAATAGTAAAATGTATAATTGGAAGAAAGTGTAAAACTTATTTATCGTATGACAATACATATCAATAAAATTACATATTCATATGACTTGCAAATGTAAATTATAGGCTAGTATGACTCACTAGTATTAGAAGGCTCGGGTACATGATTTGCATCTAAAACTTGAGTTGAGAGAATAACAAAAAGAATAACACCAAGAAACATAAATGACCTTGAGTAAGCCATATTACTTCAATTCTTTCTAAATTACAATGCAATGTGGTTGAgaaataataatgtaatattcTCTATATATAGGACAAGGAGATTAACTTTTTATGAAGCCAAGAGTCAATGTGATGTAAACATTCTCTATATAAATTAAGGAGCCAAGGAGatgttaatattaaattatattgaattGAGAATTAACATTGAGGTTGCTAAAGTCCTACTTGATCTTTACGTAAaactaagaatttttttaaaatttgttgtgtctatttcttttaaactaagaatttttttttttaaattcatttcttCGGAGgaatgaagattttttttcttttaaatacatctgaccaagtcaccagatgtgaaatagtaactttatttaattttttttttcaaaatcctgcgtttttttttttttttttatatattttaaatcctattttgtaattaaaaaaaccaaaatagcattacaattcaacattcaaccaaaatacaattacattcaaccaagtcattacaattcaaataaaataccaaGTCTTACAATTTAAGCAAAATACCAACAATCCAAAATGTTATaacattcaagcaaaatacaagtcattacaat
This portion of the Trifolium pratense cultivar HEN17-A07 linkage group LG3, ARS_RC_1.1, whole genome shotgun sequence genome encodes:
- the LOC123916883 gene encoding uncharacterized protein LOC123916883 isoform X3 produces the protein MAYSRSFMFLGVILFVILSTQVLDANHVPEPSNTKPMASVQSRLVSQSDFMAALELVKKAGVLLEEVEKLNEEFSDLRERLKYSVETSVSVEKNTADPVREYMSFSRAALIAKILESKSLQLETAKSSFENAIAQMLVLNPNVELVTKGLDEFKEVRDEQIVAPPPED